A window from Gossypium raimondii isolate GPD5lz chromosome 7, ASM2569854v1, whole genome shotgun sequence encodes these proteins:
- the LOC105769571 gene encoding sulfite oxidase isoform X2, translating into MLPKYNVTATLQCAGNRRTAMSITRKVKGVGWNVSAIGNAVWGGAKLADILELIGVPKLTSSTQSGGKHIEFVSIDKCEEENGGPYKASIPLSQATNPEADVLLAYEMNGEPLNRDHGYPLRVIVPGVIGARSVKWLDSINIIAEECQGFFMQKDYKMFPPSVDWGNISWNTRKPQMDFPVQSVICSLEDAQSIKPGKVRISGYAVSGGCRGIERVDVSIDGGKTWREATRFQKTGIPYIADGISNDKWAWVLFELTVDIPQSTEIIAKAVDSAANVQPEKVQDIWNLRGILNTSWHRVHVRIGHSNM; encoded by the exons ATGCTACCAAAATACAACGTCACTGCCACTTTACAG tGTGCAGGTAATAGGAGGACTGCCATGAGCATTACCAGAAAAGTGAAAGGAGTTGGCTGGAATGTTTCGGCTATTGGAAACG CTGTCTGGGGTGGTGCCAAATTGGCTGATATTCTTGAACTTATTGGGGTTCCGAAGTTGACAAGTAGCACTCAGAGTGGAGGAAAACACATTGAATTTGTGAGCATTGATAAGTGTGAG GAGGAAAACGGAGGTCCATACAAGGCATCGATTCCACTTAGTCAGGCCACAAACCCTGAAGCAGATGTTTTACTTGCTTATGAGATGAATGGAGAA cctctCAACAGGGATCATGGTTACCCGTTGAGAGTAATTGTACCAGGTGTTATAGGTGCTCGTTCCGTCAAGTGGCTGGATTCTATCAATATAATAGCAGAAGAATGCCAG GGATTTTTCATGCAAAAGGACTACAAGATGTTTCCACCATCGGTGGATTGGGGTAACATCAGTTGGAATACCAGGAAGCCACAAATGGATTTCCCAGTTCAG TCCGTGATTTGTTCTTTGGAAGATGCGCAGTCGATAAAACCAGGAAAG GTAAGAATTAGTGGATATGCAGTATCAGGAGGTTGCCGTGGAATTGAACGCGTAGATGTATCTATTGATGGCGGAAAAACATGGAGGGAAGCCACTAGGTTTCAGAAAACTGGTATCCCTTACATAGCAGATGGCATAAGCAATGACAAATGGGCATGGGTGCTTTTTGAGCTCACAGTTGATATCCCACAGAGCACTGAGATTATTGCCAAAGCG GTAGATTCAGCTGCAAACGTGCAACCTGAAAAGGTGCAAGATATTTGGAACCTAAGAGGGATTCTTAACACTTCATGGCACAGAGTTCATGTCCGCATTGGCCACTCAAATATGTAA
- the LOC105769571 gene encoding sulfite oxidase isoform X3: MSITRKVKGVGWNVSAIGNAVWGGAKLADILELIGVPKLTSSTQSGGKHIEFVSIDKCEEENGGPYKASIPLSQATNPEADVLLAYEMNGEPLNRDHGYPLRVIVPGVIGARSVKWLDSINIIAEECQGFFMQKDYKMFPPSVDWGNISWNTRKPQMDFPVQSVICSLEDAQSIKPGKVRISGYAVSGGCRGIERVDVSIDGGKTWREATRFQKTGIPYIADGISNDKWAWVLFELTVDIPQSTEIIAKAVDSAANVQPEKVQDIWNLRGILNTSWHRVHVRIGHSNM; encoded by the exons ATGAGCATTACCAGAAAAGTGAAAGGAGTTGGCTGGAATGTTTCGGCTATTGGAAACG CTGTCTGGGGTGGTGCCAAATTGGCTGATATTCTTGAACTTATTGGGGTTCCGAAGTTGACAAGTAGCACTCAGAGTGGAGGAAAACACATTGAATTTGTGAGCATTGATAAGTGTGAG GAGGAAAACGGAGGTCCATACAAGGCATCGATTCCACTTAGTCAGGCCACAAACCCTGAAGCAGATGTTTTACTTGCTTATGAGATGAATGGAGAA cctctCAACAGGGATCATGGTTACCCGTTGAGAGTAATTGTACCAGGTGTTATAGGTGCTCGTTCCGTCAAGTGGCTGGATTCTATCAATATAATAGCAGAAGAATGCCAG GGATTTTTCATGCAAAAGGACTACAAGATGTTTCCACCATCGGTGGATTGGGGTAACATCAGTTGGAATACCAGGAAGCCACAAATGGATTTCCCAGTTCAG TCCGTGATTTGTTCTTTGGAAGATGCGCAGTCGATAAAACCAGGAAAG GTAAGAATTAGTGGATATGCAGTATCAGGAGGTTGCCGTGGAATTGAACGCGTAGATGTATCTATTGATGGCGGAAAAACATGGAGGGAAGCCACTAGGTTTCAGAAAACTGGTATCCCTTACATAGCAGATGGCATAAGCAATGACAAATGGGCATGGGTGCTTTTTGAGCTCACAGTTGATATCCCACAGAGCACTGAGATTATTGCCAAAGCG GTAGATTCAGCTGCAAACGTGCAACCTGAAAAGGTGCAAGATATTTGGAACCTAAGAGGGATTCTTAACACTTCATGGCACAGAGTTCATGTCCGCATTGGCCACTCAAATATGTAA
- the LOC105769592 gene encoding F-box/kelch-repeat protein At3g27150, whose amino-acid sequence MAADSFLMPPCRKIRICKAKREPNLNHSDSSSGVEPQDADYSYVPQLCDELENLILARFPRSEYWKLYLLNKHFLQILKSGELFKIRRQIGFKESSIFMSASGGNSWWAFDRLFKCCRKLPELPSRDVSFIGGDRESLCAGSHLIVAGWETTDGYVVWRFELETSKWIKGPFMIDPRCLFASATCGTFGFVAGGIGMGLKGAKVLNSAEKYNPETKSWENLKCMHKPRKFCSGCFMDNKFYVIGGKDENNNELTCGEAYNQDKNTWELIPDMLKDDDNQVATQQSPPLLAVVNNELYSLKTSSNELRVYIKNSNTWKKLGAAPVRADLHQGWGVAFKSLGNELLVIGFSSSISSGNDNGKGMTIYTCKPEPESKELQWRCIEGYKDRLNFFLLNCCVMVA is encoded by the coding sequence ATGGCTGCGGATAGCTTTCTTATGCCCCCATGCCGAAAGATTCGGATTTGCAAAGCGAAAAGAGAACCGAATCTGAACCATAGTGATTCTTCCTCAGGTGTAGAACCTCAGGATGCAGATTACTCTTATGTTCCTCAGCTCTGTGATGAGTTAGAGAATTTGATATTGGCTCGATTTCCTCGATCGGAATATTGGAAACTTTACTTACTAAACAAGCATTTCTTACAGATTTTAAAGAGTGGTGAGTTATTTAAGATTAGGAGGCAAATTGGGTTTAAAGAATCATCTATATTCATGTCGGCTAGTGGGGGCAATTCTTGGTGGGCATTTGATAGGCTATTCAAGTGTTGCAGGAAGCTCCCAGAGTTGCCATCTAGAGATGTGAGTTTTATTGGTGGAGATAGGGAGTCACTTTGTGCTGGGAGTCATTTGATTGTCGCCGGCTGGGAGACCACTGATGGCTATGTTGTGTGGAGATTTGAACTTGAAACCAGTAAATGGATCAAAGGGCCTTTCATGATCGATCCTCGATGTTTGTTCGCATCAGCCACTTGTGGTACCTTTGGTTTTGTAGCTGGTGGGATTGGGATGGGGTTAAAAGGGGCCAAAGTGTTGAACTCAGCTGAGAAATATAATCCTGAGACAAAGTCATGGGAGAATCTCAAATGTATGCATAAGCCGAGGAAGTTTTGCTCAGGTTGTTTCATGGACAACAAGTTTTACGTAATCGGAGGGAAAGATGAAAATAACAATGAACTCACTTGTGGGGAAGCTTATAATCAGGATAAAAACACATGGGAACTGATACCAGACATgttgaaagatgatgataatcaGGTCGCAACACAGCAATCTCCGCCCCTTCTTGCGGTAGTGAACAACGAGCTTTACTCTCTCAAAACATCTTCAAATGAGTTGAGGGTTTACATTAAGAACAGCAACACATGGAAGAAATTGGGAGCAGCGCCGGTTAGAGCTGATCTTCATCAAGGATGGGGAGTGGCTTTCAAGTCACTTGGCAATGAACTGTTGGTGATTGGATTCTCATCTTCCATTTCAAGTGGGAATGACAATGGCAAGGGGATGACAATCTACACTTGCAAACCGGAACCCGAGAGCAAGGAATTGCAATGGAGGTGCATTGAGGGATACAAAGACCGTCTTAACTTCTTTCTCCTGAACTGTTGTGTTATGGTAGCTTGA
- the LOC105769571 gene encoding sulfite oxidase isoform X1 — translation MPGLSGPSDYSQEPSRHPCLHINAKEPFNAEPPRSALVSSYVTPVELFFKRNHGPIPLVDDIERYCVDINGLIESPKKLYFRDIRMLPKYNVTATLQCAGNRRTAMSITRKVKGVGWNVSAIGNAVWGGAKLADILELIGVPKLTSSTQSGGKHIEFVSIDKCEEENGGPYKASIPLSQATNPEADVLLAYEMNGEPLNRDHGYPLRVIVPGVIGARSVKWLDSINIIAEECQGFFMQKDYKMFPPSVDWGNISWNTRKPQMDFPVQSVICSLEDAQSIKPGKVRISGYAVSGGCRGIERVDVSIDGGKTWREATRFQKTGIPYIADGISNDKWAWVLFELTVDIPQSTEIIAKAVDSAANVQPEKVQDIWNLRGILNTSWHRVHVRIGHSNM, via the exons ATGCCTGGATTAAGTGGTCCTTCTGATTATTCACAAGAACCGTCCCGCCATCCTTGTCTTCATATCAACGCCAAG GAGCCTTTTAATGCTGAGCCACCGCGTTCGGCTTTAGTTTCCTCTTATGTGACTCCGGTGGAGTTGTTTTTCAAGAGAAATCATGGACCAATCCCTCTAGTTGATGACATAGAGAG ATATTGTGTCGATATAAACGGTTTAATTGAAAGTCCGAAAAAGCTTTATTTCAGAGATATCAG GATGCTACCAAAATACAACGTCACTGCCACTTTACAG tGTGCAGGTAATAGGAGGACTGCCATGAGCATTACCAGAAAAGTGAAAGGAGTTGGCTGGAATGTTTCGGCTATTGGAAACG CTGTCTGGGGTGGTGCCAAATTGGCTGATATTCTTGAACTTATTGGGGTTCCGAAGTTGACAAGTAGCACTCAGAGTGGAGGAAAACACATTGAATTTGTGAGCATTGATAAGTGTGAG GAGGAAAACGGAGGTCCATACAAGGCATCGATTCCACTTAGTCAGGCCACAAACCCTGAAGCAGATGTTTTACTTGCTTATGAGATGAATGGAGAA cctctCAACAGGGATCATGGTTACCCGTTGAGAGTAATTGTACCAGGTGTTATAGGTGCTCGTTCCGTCAAGTGGCTGGATTCTATCAATATAATAGCAGAAGAATGCCAG GGATTTTTCATGCAAAAGGACTACAAGATGTTTCCACCATCGGTGGATTGGGGTAACATCAGTTGGAATACCAGGAAGCCACAAATGGATTTCCCAGTTCAG TCCGTGATTTGTTCTTTGGAAGATGCGCAGTCGATAAAACCAGGAAAG GTAAGAATTAGTGGATATGCAGTATCAGGAGGTTGCCGTGGAATTGAACGCGTAGATGTATCTATTGATGGCGGAAAAACATGGAGGGAAGCCACTAGGTTTCAGAAAACTGGTATCCCTTACATAGCAGATGGCATAAGCAATGACAAATGGGCATGGGTGCTTTTTGAGCTCACAGTTGATATCCCACAGAGCACTGAGATTATTGCCAAAGCG GTAGATTCAGCTGCAAACGTGCAACCTGAAAAGGTGCAAGATATTTGGAACCTAAGAGGGATTCTTAACACTTCATGGCACAGAGTTCATGTCCGCATTGGCCACTCAAATATGTAA
- the LOC105769563 gene encoding SWI/SNF complex component SNF12 homolog, with product MSMNGNNPPKNLSSSPFGNAGMVPPPMPGNPAFSQAQLSAGFQAQYQLSQAQALAQAQSKAQAQAQAHAQLQAHLQAQGLSLNQAQNAGFGTLGSSSPSMSTPGSASAKRILQRPPMRPPGVPMMNTMSPLRTMELTDAARRKKQKLPEKQLQDRVAAILPESALYTQLLEFEARVDAALARKKVDIQEALKNPPCVQKTLRIYVFNTFANQIKTIPQKPNAEPPTWTLKIIGRILEDGVDPDQPGFVQRTNPLYPKFSSFFKRVTISLDQRLYPDNHIIIWEHARSPTPNEGFEVKRKGDKEFTVNIRLEMNYVPEKFKLSSALMEVLGIEVDTRPRIIAAIWHYVKARKLQSPNDPTSFNCDAQLHKVFGEEKVKFTMVPLKISQHLSPPPPIHLEHKVKLSGNSPVGNVCYDVLVDLPFPIQRELSALLSNAEKSKEIETCDEAICAAIRKIHEHRRRRAFFLGFSQSPVEFINALIESQSLDVKLVAGEASRSSEKERRSDFFNQPWVEDAVIRYLNRKPAAGSDAPGSI from the exons ATGTCTATGAATGGCAATAATCCCCCGAAGAACCTATCTTCGTCGCCCTTTGGTAATGCGGGGATGGTGCCTCCTCCTATGCCTGGAAACCCTGCATTCTCACAAGCTCAACTCAGCGCTGGTTTTCAAGCTCAGTATCAGCTATCCCAAGCTCAGGCCCTTGCTCAGGCTCAGTCGAAAGCTCAAGCTCAAGCTCAAGCTCATGCCCAACTCCAAGCACACTTACAAGCCCAAGGTTTGTCCCTTAACCAGGCTCAGAATGCGGGCTTTGGGACATTAGGTTCGTCTTCACCCTCCATGTCTACTCCTGGCAGTGCAAGTGCAAAGAGGATCCTTCAAAGGCCCCCCATGCGCCCTCCTGGTGTTCCTATGATGAACACAATGTCACCTTTGAGAACAATGGAACTTACAGACGCTGCACGTAGAAAGAAGCAGAAGCTTCCTGAGAAACAACTACAGGATAGAGTGGCAGCAATTCTTCCTGAATCTGCTTTGTATACCCAGCTTCTTGAGTTTGAGGCACGTGTTGATGCTGCATTAGCTAGGAAAAAAGTTGACATCCAGGAAGCACTTAAGAACCCACCTTGTGTTCAGAAAACTCTTCGAATATATGTTTTCAACACTTTTGCTAATCAGATTAAGACAATTCCGCAGAAGCCTAATGCAGAGCCTCCTACGTGGACCCTTAAGATTATTGGGAGAATCCTGGAAGATGGAGTAGATCCAGATCAACCTGGATTTGTTCAAAGAACAAATCCCTTATACCCGaagttttcatctttcttcaaGAGAGTGACAATTTCATTGGACCAAAGACTATATCCAGATAATCATATCATTATATGGGAGCATGCTCGATCACCGACACCTAATGAAGGTTTTGAGGTGAAGAGAAAAGGGGATAAGGAGTTCACTGTGAACATACGGTTGGAAATGAATTATGTACCTGAGAAATTTAAGCTTTCTTCTGCTTTAATGGAAGTCCTTGGTATTGAAGTTGATACGCGCCCCAGAATTATTGCTGCAATTTGGCATTATGTGAAGGCTAGAAAACTTCAGAGCCCAAATGATCCGACTTCCTTTAATTGTGACGCACAACTTCATAAAGTTTTTGgggaagaaaaagtaaaatttaccATGGTTCCACTGAAGATATCACAGCATTTGTCTCCACCACCACCTATACATTTGGAGCATAAGGTCAAGCTTTCGGGGAATAGTCCTGTTGGGAACGTATGCTATGATGTGTTAGTTGATTTGCCCTTTCCCATACAGAGGGAATTGTCTGCTCTTTTGTCAAATGCAGAGAAGAGCAAAGAGATCGAGACCTGTGATGAAGCAATATGTGCTGCCATAAGGAAAATTCATGAGCACCGTAGAAGGCGTGCCTTCTTTCTAGGTTTCAGTCAATCACCAGTGGAGTTTATTAATGCTTTAATTGAGTCTCAGAGCCTGGATGTGAAACTGGTAGCCGGGGAAGCTAGTCGAAGTTCTGAAAAAGAGCGACGATCAGATTTTTTTAACCAACCATG GGTTGAAGATGCTGTTATCCGTTATTTGAATCGCAAGCCAGCTGCTGGAAGTGATGCACCAGGAAGCATATGA
- the LOC105769605 gene encoding protein DUF642 L-GALACTONO-1,4-LACTONE-RESPONSIVE GENE 2, translating into MTSSSSISIQNMQHPLLFSIFFLFFFLGFASADYLQNSDFESPPKNLTGNSSVPFVLLNENNTIPGWTFQGTVQYVTAGRIMALPDNGHAIQLGQDAKINQTFQANGDYMEYILTFTLAPGGQNCSANANITVSGPDNQGIFSFKQNYGKQAWQSYGLYLGLSGQDETVNLLFESQSVESDDNSTCWPVIDSLLVKAVENLVQGKDNLLLNGGFEFGPDFLSNSTEGILLDSASSPVQSPLSQWAVVGTIKYIDSEHFFVPHGNAAVEIVSGVSAGIHTEVTLAKGSAYNLEFILGDANNACEGDFIVEVRAGSVAQNFTIRSNGTGSAEKSSIKFEVDSNATTPISFSSFTTSQTKDGIFCGPVVDDVVLLPLSSNSLRIVINPNILISLLLLIVILW; encoded by the exons ATGACTTCCTCTTCTTCTATCTCAATCCAAAACATGCAGCACCCTCTattgttttccattttcttcctctttttcttccttGGATTTGCATCTGCAG ATTATCTTCAGAATTCCGACTTTGAGTCGCCACCAAAGAACTTGACCGGAAACAGCAGTGTCCCGTTTGTGTTGCTGAATGAAAACAACACGATCCCAGGATGGACATTCCAAGGGACAGTTCAGTATGTAACAGCTGGTCGAATCATGGCGTTGCCAGATAATGGACATGCCATACAATTGGGTCAAGATGCCAAAATCAACCAGACTTTCCAAGCCAACGGCGATTACATGGAATATATACTTACATTTACTTTAGCTCCAGGTGGTCAGAATTGTTCAGCCAATGCTAATATAACAGTGTCAGGACCAGACAACCAGGGGATCTTCTCTTTCAAGCAGAATTACGGGAAGCAAGCATGGCAGAGCTATGGCCTGTACCTAGGCCTTAGCGGTCAGGACGAAACTGTTAACCTCCTCTTTGAAAGCCAATCAGTTGAATCTGATGATAACTCCACATGTTGGCCGGTCATCGACTCATTACTTGTCAAAGCAGTAGAAAATCTGGTTCAAGGCAAAG ATAACCTGCTGCTGAATGGAGGATTCGAATTTGGCCCAGATTTCTTAAGCAACTCCACCGAAGGGATTCTACTTGATTCCGCATCAAGTCCAGTTCAATCGCCATTAAGTCAATGGGCTGTGGTTGGGACAATCAAATATATAGACTCCGAGCACTTTTTTGTGCCCCATGGCAATGCTGCAGTGGAGATTGTATCAGGTGTTTCAGCTGGCATACATACTGAAGTAACACTTGCAAAAGGTTCTGCATATAATCTGGAGTTCATACTAGGAGATGCTAACAATGCCTGTGAAGGAGATTTTATCGTAGAAGTTCGAGCCGGATCAGTAGCTCAGAATTTTACAATAAGAAGTAATGGGACAGGATCAGCAGAGAAATCTTCAATCAAGTTCGAGGTAGATTCTAATGCTACAACTCCAATAAGTTTTTCAAGCTTCACAACAAGTCAGACAAAAGACGGTATTTTTTGCGGTCCAGTGGTTGACGATGTAGTCTTGCTCCCGCTCTCTTCCAATAGCCTGAGAATCGTAATCAACCCCAACATTTTGATTTCTCTGTTATTGCTCATAGTGATTCTATGGTAA